From the genome of Malus sylvestris chromosome 6, drMalSylv7.2, whole genome shotgun sequence, one region includes:
- the LOC126626789 gene encoding uncharacterized protein LOC126626789, with product MAAVYVDEEEVWKCPKHPSKRRKSGICPVCLRERLVVLCPDCANVRPCGCCATTSSSSSSSSSSRFPAGDGVRVSKILESEPSFRRSRSVAVPFLRSTSKFLGGAFRHADFDSAGDRSEPQSGGRTKTPSFWSSVFRSSHRSKTSEVNNGEHVTTAEKKAEGEIQEEEEDADAAMRRKMMRKSRSVAVPMMSSKAGSGGGERPPAKGRGWHFPSPIKAFRHSKISKIVSERSPVYRG from the coding sequence ATGGCGGCGGTTTACGTTGACGAGGAGGAGGTCTGGAAATGCCCTAAACACCCTTCCAAGCGCCGCAAGAGTGGAATCTGCCCCGTCTGCCTCCGCGAGCGCCTCGTCGTTCTCTGCCCCGACTGCGCTAACGTCCGCCCCTGCGGTTGCTGCGCCACGACGTCGTCTTCctcgtcttcttcttcgtccTCTCGCTTCCCCGCCGGCGACGGCGTCCGAGTCTCCAAGATTCTCGAGAGCGAGCCGTCTTTCCGGCGGTCCCGGTCGGTTGCGGTCCCTTTTCTGCGCTCCACGTCGAAGTTTCTGGGCGGCGCTTTTAGACACGCGGACTTTGACTCCGCCGGCGACAGGAGCGAGCCCCAGAGCGGCGGACGGACTAAAACACCGTCGTTTTGGTCGTCGGTATTCCGGTCGTCTCACAGGAGCAAGACAAGCGAGGTTAATAATGGAGAACACGTGACCACGGCGGAGAAGAAAGCCGAGGGAGAAATccaagaggaggaagaagacgcAGATGCTGCGATGAGAAGGAAGATGATGAGAAAATCGAGGTCGGTGGCCGTGCCGATGATGTCTTCAAAAGCTGGTAGCGGTGGAGGTGAGAGACCGCCGGCGAAAGGCAGGGGATGGCATTTCCCGAGCCCGATCAAGGCCTTCCGGCAttccaaaatttcaaagatcGTTTCCGAGCGGTCGCCTGTGTACAGaggttaa